The Sesamum indicum cultivar Zhongzhi No. 13 linkage group LG1, S_indicum_v1.0, whole genome shotgun sequence genome includes a window with the following:
- the LOC105157531 gene encoding pentatricopeptide repeat-containing protein At5g46580, chloroplastic, with product MPFKFPKPLLSSSTPFSMATNLSTALASYHHSTDANRRRITAPLPLPTKKRFGVSCNVSKRAPSPPSAVAEEQKGPSLADQLKPLSTTILADQPSETHLLSKPKSTWVNPTKPKPSVLSLQRHKRSSSYSYSPQIKDLRQFAKKLSECEESDFLGVLEGIPHPPTRENALLVLNSLRPWQKSLLFFNWVKAQNVFPMETIFYNVTMKSLRFGRQFQHIEDLAFEMIEKGIELDNITYSTIITCAKRCNLFDKAVEWFERMYKTGLMPDEVTYSAVLDVYAKLGKVEEVMSLYERGRASGWKPDPIAFAVLAKMFGEAGDYDGIRYVLQEMKSLGLQPNLVVYNTLLEAMGKAGKPGLARSLFEEMVDSGIAPNEKTLTALIKIYGRARWARDALELWERMRLNGWPVDFILYNTLLSMCADIGLIEEAEKLFEDMKGSEKCKPDSWSYTAMLNIYGSGGNVDKAMDLFKEMSEAGVKLNVMGCTCLVQCLGRAKRIDDLVRVFETSVEAGVKPDDRLCGCLLSVVSYCEGEDAAKVLACLEQANPKLVAFVKLLAANNSTNFDMVKEEFKGILSNTAIEARRPFCNCLIDICRNRNCHERAHELLYLGTIYGLYPGLHTKTEEEWRLNVRSLSVGAAHTAFEEWMGTLAKIIQRQETLPPLFSANTGAGTHKFSQGLGSAFASHVEKLAAPFRESEEKAGFFIATREDLQSWLQAKASSAVTAACTN from the coding sequence ATGCCATTCAAATTTCCCAAACCCCTCCTCTCTTCTTCCACTCCATTTTCCATGGCAACTAATCTTTCTACAGCTTTAGCTTCATATCACCATTCCACAGACGCCAACCGCCGCCGCATCACCGCCCCACTTCCACTCCCCACCAAGAAGAGATTCGGCGTTTCTTGCAATGTATCCAAGAGGGCGCCTTCTCCGCCTTCCGCCGTCGCCGAAGAGCAAAAGGGCCCATCTTTAGCTGACCAGCTTAAACCCTTGTCCACTACCATTCTTGCAGACCAACCCAGTGAAACCCATCTCTTGTCCAAGCCAAAATCCACATGGGTTAACCCCACTAAGCCAAAACCCTCTGTGCTTTCTCTCCAGCGCCACAAGCGCTCCTCTTCTTATTCATACAGCCCCCAGATCAAAGACCTCAGACAATTCGCCAAGAAACTCAGTGAATGTGAGGAATCTGATTTCTTGGGTGTTCTTGAGGGAATCCCTCATCCACCCACCAGGGAGAATGCGCTTTTGGTGCTCAACAGCTTGAGGCCATGGCAGAagtctcttctttttttcaattgggTTAAGGCCCAGAATGTGTTTCCAATGGAAACCATCTTTTACAATGTCACTATGAAGTCTTTGAGGTTTGGGAGGCAGTTTCAGCATATAGAGGACCTTGCTTTTGAAATGATTGAGAAGGGAATTGAGCTTGATAACATTACTTATTCCACTATTATTACATGTGCCAAAAGGTGTAATCTTTTCGACAAGGCAGTGGAGTGGTTTGAGAGGATGTACAAAACTGGGCTGATGCCTGATGAGGTTACTTATTCTGCTGTTTTGGACGTGTATGCCAAGTTGGGTAAGGTGGAGGAGGTGATGAGTTTGTATGAGAGAGGCAGGGCAAGTGGCTGGAAGCCTGATCCCATTGCTTTCGCTGTGTTGGCGAAGATGTTTGGTGAGGCGGGGGATTATGATGGTATTAGGTATGTTTTGCAAGAAATGAAGTCTCTCGGTCTGCAGCCGAATTTAGTTGTCTACAACACATTGTTAGAGGCAATGGGTAAGGCTGGGAAGCCTGGATTGGCTAGGAGTTTATTTGAGGAGATGGTTGATTCTGGGATTGCACCTAATGAAAAGACGTTGACGGCATTGATCAAGATCTATGGAAGGGCTAGGTGGGCTAGGGATGCTTTGGAGCTTTGGGAACGGATGAGGTTAAATGGGTGGCCAGTGGATTTCATCTTGTACAATACATTGTTGAGCATGTGTGCTGATATTGGGTTGATTGAAGAGGCAGAGAAACTGTTTGAGGACATGAAGGGATCAGAAAAATGCAAACCAGATAGTTGGAGCTACACTGCGATGCTTAATATATATGGAAGTGGGGGAAATGTTGACAAGGCCATGGATTTGTTTAAGGAAATGTCTGAGGCGGGTGTAAAGCTTAATGTCATGGGATGCACTTGTTTAGTTCAGTGTTTGGGGCGAGCAAAAAGAATCGATGATTTGGTGAGGGTGTTTGAGACATCTGTAGAGGCTGGAGTAAAGCCAGATGATAGGTTGTGTGGGTGCTTGCTCTCAGTTGTATCTTATTGCGAAGGTGAAGATGCTGCTAAGGTCCTGGCTTGCTTAGAACAAGCAAACCCGAAACTGGTTGCATTTGTCAAGCTGTTGGCTGCAAACAACAGCACTAACTTTGACATGGTGAAAGAAGAGTTCAAGGGCATACTAAGCAACACAGCCATTGAGGCCAGGAGACCCTTCTGCAACTGTTTGATTGACATATGCCGAAATAGGAATTGCCATGAGAGAGCTCATGAGCTCCTCTACTTGGGAACTATATATGGATTATATCCAGGTTTGCATACCAAGACTGAAGAAGAGTGGAGATTAAACGTCCGGTCACTCTCAGTCGGTGCAGCTCACACTGCATTTGAAGAATGGATGGGAACTCTAGCTAAAATCATCCAGCGCCAGGAAACTTTGCCTCCATTATTTTCTGCCAACACCGGAGCTGGAACTCATAAGTTCTCTCAAGGTTTAGGGAGTGCCTTTGCTTCCCATGTGGAGAAGCTTGCAGCCCCTTTTAGAGAAAGTGAGGAGAAAGCTGGTTTCTTTATTGCAACTCGAGAAGATTTACAGTCATGGTTGCAAGCTAAGGCTTCTTCGGCTGTGACCGCAGCATGTACAAACTAA
- the LOC105157539 gene encoding bifunctional UDP-glucose 4-epimerase and UDP-xylose 4-epimerase 1-like, translated as MDTTERVLVTGGAGFIGTHTVVQLLKQGFKVSIIDNLDNAVEEAVHRVRELVGPQLSENLDFHLGDIRKVEDLEKLFSHNKFAVVIHFAGLKAVAESVAHPMRYFDNNLVGSINLYRIMAKYNCKKLVFSSSATVYGQPNKIPCVEDFELKAMNPYGRTKLFLEQIAQDIQTSDPEWRIILLRYFNPVGAHESGKLGEDPKGIPNNLMPYITQVAVGRLPELNVYGHDYPTHDGSAIRDYIHVMDLADGHVVALQKLLECKDIGCVAYNLGTGHGTSVLEMVAAFEKVSGKKIPVKLCPRRPGDATAVYASTEKAQKELGWKAKYGINEMCRDQWKWASQNPWGYTSKP; from the exons ATGGACACGACAGAGAGGGTTCTGGTGACGGGGGGCGCCGGGTTCATAGGCACGCACACGGTGGTGCAACTGTTGAAGCAGGGGTTTAAGGTTTCCATCATAGACAACCTTGACAATGCTGTCGAGGAAGCGGTTCACCGGGTGAGAGAGTTGGTTGGCCCCCAACTGTCCGAGAATCTTGATTTCCATCTG GGGGACATCAGAAAAGTGGAGGAtttggagaaattattttctcataacaa ATTTGCTGTAGTGATCCATTTTGCCGGGCTTAAAGCTGTTGCTGAAAGTGTTGCTCATCCCATGCGATATTTCGACAACAATTTGGTTGGATCAATTAACTTGTACAGAATAATGGCGAAATATAACTGTAAGAAg TTGGTTTTCTCCTCATCAGCGACGGTGTATGGCCAACCCAATAAAATTCCTTGTGTTGAGGACTTTGAACTGAAGGCTATGAATCCTTATGGCCGCACAAAG CTCTTCCTTGAACAAATTGCTCAAGATATCCAGACCTCTGACCCAGAATGGAGAATTATTTTGCTCCGGTACTTCAATCCCGTCGGCGCCCACGAGAGTGGCAAGCTTGGAGAAGATCCAAAAGGGATCCCGAACAATCTTATGCCTTACATAACTCAAGTGGCTGTCGGTAGACTCCCAGAGTTAAATGTATATGGTCATGATTATCCCACACATGATGGCAGTGCG ATCCGAGACTACATCCATGTCATGGATTTGGCGGACGGTCATGTAGTTGCACTGCAGAAGCTTCTTGAATGCAAAGACATAG GTTGTGTCGCCTACAACTTGGGGACAGGTCATGGCACGTCGGTCCTCGAAATGGTAGCTGCTTTCGAGAAGGTATCGGGCAAG AAAATCCCTGTTAAACTGTGTCCAAGAAGGCCTGGAGATGCAACGGCTGTGTATGCCTCAACAGAGAAAGCTCAGAAAGAGCTTGGTTGGAA GGCGAAGTATGGGATTAACGAAATGTGCAGAGACCAATGGAAGTGGGCAAGCCAGAATCCATGGGGGTATACGTCCAAGCCTTAA